A single genomic interval of Natator depressus isolate rNatDep1 chromosome 16, rNatDep2.hap1, whole genome shotgun sequence harbors:
- the MED27 gene encoding mediator of RNA polymerase II transcription subunit 27 isoform X3 has product MAEGVLSPGVNLEAFSQAIAAIQALRSSVTRVFDCLKDGMRNKETLEGREKSFVSCFQESLHSVSRDLSELERLSNLVGKPSENHPLHNSGLLSLDPVQDKTPLYSQLLQAYKWSNKEVPDFVAEGSRMLRWRTRSLSPFQTCLRERN; this is encoded by the exons ATGGCGGAGGGGGTGCTGAGCCCCGGGGTGAACCTGGAGGCCTTCTCCCAGGCCATCGCCGCCATCCAGGCGCTGCGCTCCAGCGTCACCCGGGTGTTTGACTGCCTGAAGGACGGGATGCGGAACAAGGAGACGCTGGAGGGCCGCGAGAAGAGCTTCGTCTCCTGCTTCCAGGAGAGCCTGCACTCGGTCAGCCGGGACTTGAG TGAACTGGAACGTCTGAGCAATCTAGTAGGCAAACCATCTGAGAACCATCCTCTCCATAATAGTGGATTGTTGAGCCTAGATCCTGTACAGGACAAAACTCCTCTCTACAGTCAACTACTTCAGGCCTATAAATGGTCAAACAAG GAAGTACCAGACTTTGTGGCAGAAGGCAGTAGGATGCTGAGGTGGAGAACTAGGAGTTTAAGTCCCTTCCAAACCTGCTTGCGAGAGAGAAACTGA
- the MED27 gene encoding mediator of RNA polymerase II transcription subunit 27 isoform X4: protein MAEGVLSPGVNLEAFSQAIAAIQALRSSVTRVFDCLKDGMRNKETLEGREKSFVSCFQESLHSVSRDLSELERLSNLVGKPSENHPLHNSGLLSLDPVQDKTPLYSQLLQAYKWSNKYQTLWQKAVGC, encoded by the exons ATGGCGGAGGGGGTGCTGAGCCCCGGGGTGAACCTGGAGGCCTTCTCCCAGGCCATCGCCGCCATCCAGGCGCTGCGCTCCAGCGTCACCCGGGTGTTTGACTGCCTGAAGGACGGGATGCGGAACAAGGAGACGCTGGAGGGCCGCGAGAAGAGCTTCGTCTCCTGCTTCCAGGAGAGCCTGCACTCGGTCAGCCGGGACTTGAG TGAACTGGAACGTCTGAGCAATCTAGTAGGCAAACCATCTGAGAACCATCCTCTCCATAATAGTGGATTGTTGAGCCTAGATCCTGTACAGGACAAAACTCCTCTCTACAGTCAACTACTTCAGGCCTATAAATGGTCAAACAAG TACCAGACTTTGTGGCAGAAGGCAGTAGGATGCTGA